A region of Acetomicrobium sp. S15 = DSM 107314 DNA encodes the following proteins:
- a CDS encoding indolepyruvate oxidoreductase subunit beta yields the protein MVEVALNQRIGRINDIVIAGVGGQGSIMTMRILTSLFLAQGWQVKASEVHGMAQRGGSVETHVRRGRIVYSPLVPFGKADMLLALEQLECLRYLPWMKKGGLCVTSDERIMPVTVTLGGEKYPEDAKEKAMRKAGILVWVEASRIAREAGNARASNVALLGASSPFLDASEEEWEQAIRASVSEKALSANMSAFCMARELTLKRLISEGSAIE from the coding sequence ATGGTCGAAGTCGCTTTAAACCAACGCATAGGTCGAATAAACGACATCGTCATAGCCGGTGTAGGAGGACAAGGGAGCATAATGACGATGCGCATCCTCACTTCGCTCTTTTTGGCCCAAGGGTGGCAGGTAAAGGCATCTGAGGTCCACGGTATGGCCCAGAGGGGGGGCAGTGTGGAGACGCACGTGCGTCGAGGAAGAATTGTCTACTCTCCCCTCGTTCCTTTCGGCAAGGCCGATATGCTCTTAGCCTTAGAGCAGCTGGAATGCCTTCGCTACTTGCCGTGGATGAAAAAAGGAGGACTCTGTGTAACGAGCGACGAGCGGATTATGCCGGTGACCGTTACGCTGGGAGGCGAGAAGTACCCCGAAGACGCGAAGGAGAAGGCAATGCGGAAGGCAGGAATACTGGTATGGGTCGAAGCCTCGAGGATAGCCAGAGAGGCCGGCAACGCCAGAGCGAGCAATGTGGCCCTCCTTGGGGCCTCATCGCCATTTTTGGACGCCTCGGAGGAGGAATGGGAACAGGCTATCCGCGCCTCGGTCTCCGAGAAAGCATTGAGTGCGAATATGAGCGCTTTCTGCATGGCGCGAGAGCTCACTTTAAAACGCCTTATAAGCGAAGGGAGCGCGATAGAGTGA
- a CDS encoding CoA-binding protein has translation MKRTHSNLNALFDPRTVAVLGASRDPSKIGHLVFRYMLDSEAKLFPVNPSAGEILGHRCYPSLMSIPEDVDMAVLALPASATSQAVRECVNKGVKAIVCLASGFGETGSEGKRLEEEIKKMLASAPPERRPRFLGPNTLGVYVPRRRIETIFTSRERNPRPGPGGIAFISQSGATAVCIMEAAAAVGVGFSAFVGIGNKLDVDENELLDYFAADPETSTIIMYLESFKDGRAFLESCRRIVPKKPVIVLKAGRSESGAKAAALHTGSLAGSDRVADGALVQARVFRAYDEEELVDLARALDHGRPFTGGRVAILTTAGGMGVIAADLLESSDRGVGLKLAPLSETGRAKLRSLLLPFASANNPVDVTANASNDHYAAALEVLESEPDVDAILCVMQFQSPFVDERLMGIVTDWFHRGEKSIVVTSIGGELSQRALKNLTESGVPAYPSIWRGVRAISALYKRGVWASANSKR, from the coding sequence GTGAAAAGGACCCATTCAAACTTAAATGCCCTGTTCGACCCGCGCACCGTTGCAGTACTCGGAGCCTCTCGAGACCCCTCAAAAATAGGCCACCTTGTCTTTAGGTATATGCTCGACAGCGAAGCCAAATTATTTCCCGTCAACCCTTCAGCGGGCGAGATCCTCGGCCACAGATGTTATCCGAGCCTCATGTCCATACCGGAAGACGTGGATATGGCGGTCCTGGCCCTGCCTGCAAGTGCAACGTCGCAGGCCGTCAGAGAGTGCGTGAATAAAGGCGTAAAGGCCATAGTCTGCCTGGCATCAGGGTTCGGCGAAACGGGAAGCGAGGGGAAACGCCTCGAGGAGGAGATCAAAAAGATGCTCGCAAGCGCTCCTCCGGAGAGGCGTCCGAGGTTTTTGGGACCGAATACGCTTGGGGTATACGTCCCGAGGCGGCGGATCGAGACGATCTTCACGTCGCGAGAGCGCAATCCGAGGCCGGGACCTGGCGGCATAGCCTTTATCTCCCAAAGCGGAGCTACGGCTGTATGTATCATGGAAGCCGCGGCAGCTGTGGGAGTGGGCTTTTCCGCCTTTGTGGGCATAGGCAACAAATTGGATGTGGACGAAAACGAGCTCCTCGATTACTTCGCGGCCGATCCTGAGACGTCGACCATCATAATGTATCTCGAAAGCTTCAAAGACGGACGGGCCTTTTTGGAAAGCTGCCGACGAATCGTGCCCAAAAAACCCGTCATAGTCTTGAAAGCCGGCAGATCGGAAAGCGGTGCCAAGGCTGCGGCGCTTCACACGGGCTCTCTGGCCGGTTCCGACAGGGTCGCGGATGGAGCCCTTGTGCAGGCAAGGGTTTTCCGCGCCTATGACGAGGAAGAGCTGGTCGATTTGGCGCGCGCCCTCGACCATGGTCGCCCTTTCACAGGAGGCCGCGTGGCGATCCTTACCACGGCGGGCGGGATGGGCGTCATCGCCGCCGATCTCTTGGAATCGAGCGACAGAGGGGTGGGCTTGAAATTAGCGCCCTTATCCGAGACAGGCAGGGCTAAGCTGCGTTCCCTCCTGCTCCCCTTCGCCTCGGCCAACAACCCGGTGGACGTGACCGCCAACGCCAGCAATGACCACTACGCCGCCGCGCTTGAGGTGCTCGAATCCGAGCCGGATGTGGATGCTATCCTGTGCGTAATGCAGTTTCAAAGCCCCTTTGTCGATGAGCGCCTAATGGGTATCGTTACCGACTGGTTTCATCGCGGCGAAAAATCCATCGTGGTCACGAGCATAGGAGGAGAGCTCTCCCAGCGCGCGCTAAAAAACCTTACAGAAAGCGGAGTGCCCGCTTACCCGTCCATATGGAGGGGCGTCCGAGCCATAAGCGCGCTCTACAAGCGCGGAGTCTGGGCAAGCGCAAACTCAAAGCGATAG
- a CDS encoding acetate--CoA ligase family protein, which produces MKAKDLLLSCMPLAEHQVKELVQSYGVPVPQRLVLEGDESLPRRLPFPYPVAVKVSDPQILHKSEVGGVRLGIKNRAQLERAVSSMREDFPGKAVLIEVQEPPGVEAIVGLIHDSAFGSSIMLGMGGVLTELYQDVTFRVIPIDESDAYEMISLLRGSRLFEGFRNFKASKSALASLLLAVSRLGEELGERIAQMDLNPVIVYEDRCVAVDAKLLLRERSAALSSSG; this is translated from the coding sequence ATGAAAGCAAAAGATCTGCTCCTCTCATGTATGCCGCTCGCCGAGCACCAAGTCAAAGAACTCGTCCAATCTTACGGTGTGCCTGTGCCGCAGCGCCTCGTTTTAGAAGGAGACGAAAGCCTGCCGAGGCGTCTGCCGTTTCCGTATCCCGTCGCAGTAAAGGTGTCGGACCCGCAAATTCTGCACAAAAGCGAAGTCGGCGGGGTAAGGCTTGGCATCAAAAACCGCGCCCAGCTGGAAAGGGCCGTCTCCAGCATGAGGGAAGACTTTCCGGGAAAGGCCGTCCTCATTGAGGTCCAGGAGCCTCCAGGCGTGGAGGCCATCGTGGGCCTGATCCACGACTCCGCCTTCGGATCTTCTATAATGCTCGGCATGGGCGGCGTTTTAACGGAGCTTTATCAAGATGTCACGTTTAGAGTAATTCCCATAGACGAAAGCGATGCATACGAAATGATATCGCTCCTGCGGGGCAGTCGCCTTTTTGAGGGCTTCAGGAATTTCAAAGCGAGCAAAAGCGCCCTCGCCTCACTCCTCCTCGCCGTATCGCGCCTGGGCGAGGAGTTGGGCGAGCGCATCGCCCAGATGGATTTGAACCCCGTCATCGTATATGAGGACAGGTGCGTCGCAGTCGACGCCAAACTGCTATTGAGGGAAAGGAGCGCTGCCCTGTCTTCGAGTGGATGA